The following coding sequences are from one Desulfatibacillum aliphaticivorans DSM 15576 window:
- a CDS encoding outer membrane beta-barrel protein: MKKWILLFVLALGLLAPAGAWAGDLRDEEWPDEIRTGDFYYLGLGGQYAFDNFNIDDPYDLDYNTDNTFGAYLQAGYRYNKYLAAEFNFHWLPDFKVAGDTPSWKTSQYLELESSVNMYMLVAKLSPGLDSEVWKPYFIAGGGWAYGNHNLFASQVAQNTSKEQEGDWFTSSNSGGAAQAGLGVILFPGNQFSVQMESCYFWGFGDVDMVRYGNISIGLSFPL, translated from the coding sequence ATGAAAAAATGGATTTTGCTTTTTGTCCTGGCCTTGGGCCTGTTGGCGCCCGCCGGGGCGTGGGCCGGCGATCTGCGCGACGAAGAATGGCCTGATGAAATAAGGACGGGCGACTTTTATTATCTGGGGCTTGGGGGTCAATACGCCTTTGACAATTTCAACATCGACGACCCCTACGACCTGGATTACAACACGGACAACACCTTTGGCGCCTATCTTCAGGCCGGGTACAGATACAATAAATACCTGGCCGCGGAGTTCAACTTCCATTGGCTGCCGGACTTTAAGGTCGCCGGAGACACGCCTTCCTGGAAAACCTCCCAATACCTGGAGCTGGAAAGCTCCGTAAATATGTACATGCTCGTGGCCAAACTCTCCCCCGGTCTGGACAGCGAGGTCTGGAAGCCCTATTTCATCGCCGGCGGCGGATGGGCTTACGGCAACCATAACCTGTTTGCGTCGCAAGTCGCGCAAAACACGAGCAAAGAGCAGGAAGGGGACTGGTTTACGTCCAGCAATTCCGGGGGCGCGGCCCAGGCCGGCCTGGGGGTTATCCTGTTTCCCGGCAACCAGTTTTCCGTACAAATGGAGTCCTGCTATTTTTGGGGATTCGGAGACGTTGACATGGTCCGGTACGGAAACATCAGCATCGGCCT
- a CDS encoding serine/threonine-protein kinase → MCAQDKLDDQLTMVDGMQQGQTGQQEHTGALDDAPTMVVEPSPDTMAGQSPSERFEILDELGRGGMGVVYKARDKKLGRIIALKSLKPESTASSKAVERFWREAKAIAALSHFNIVGIYDVLEQGQALWIAMEFLPNGSLKDKVKNQGPLPPKEIAKIGRQLADAVDHAHSRGIFHRDIKPGNVLLSERDTPKLGDFGLAQEMSTAGDMTVAGAMMGTMYYAAPEQMANGSNVDARSDIYSLGATLYMIATGEAPRTIRPSRIPEEVRGIICKCLEEHPDKRFQNAAELAKAFSTGEFAEAPKKIGQACPACGHFNPETLRFCQKCGGGLASLFRKCPKCRAENHVNVEYCGKCGENIPMAFLALKARKASADGQPQAAAKAWKAILAKDPKHQEARANLIRIVENNRKIKEMANFAKEAYKRGDKESAYKCFCQIIEIDPTLEEAKKKCESMKPGLVQQRLARGRTFFSAKKYEQAYNQLQGVLDLDEFNREALDLMTQVTRFYKPAAPKVPKSAVHVSMGLTGSRKVNKKVMSFIAICVVSLFLTIIITLSGNEDGNSMFDAQAKNTAVEVDKALKAVVDTLPNQPVTLESILSTGVQWPPAVSVSVDDPDPEHPKIIVVHAAGKKMFIVNGTGEMKEEPFEITPIQTPRPAVDE, encoded by the coding sequence ATGTGCGCCCAGGACAAATTGGATGATCAATTGACCATGGTGGACGGCATGCAGCAGGGCCAGACCGGTCAGCAGGAGCACACCGGCGCCCTGGACGACGCCCCGACCATGGTTGTGGAACCTTCCCCGGACACAATGGCCGGCCAGTCTCCCAGTGAACGCTTTGAAATTCTGGACGAGCTGGGCCGGGGCGGTATGGGAGTGGTCTACAAGGCCAGGGACAAGAAGCTGGGCAGAATCATCGCTTTGAAATCCTTGAAGCCGGAAAGCACGGCCTCCAGCAAGGCCGTGGAGCGCTTTTGGCGTGAGGCCAAAGCCATTGCCGCTTTGAGCCATTTCAACATCGTGGGGATCTACGACGTTTTGGAGCAGGGGCAGGCCTTGTGGATCGCCATGGAGTTTTTGCCTAACGGCAGCCTGAAAGACAAGGTTAAGAATCAAGGCCCCTTGCCGCCCAAAGAGATTGCAAAGATCGGCCGCCAACTGGCCGACGCGGTGGACCACGCCCACTCACGAGGCATTTTTCACCGGGACATAAAACCCGGCAATGTTTTGCTTTCCGAACGGGACACGCCCAAGCTGGGCGATTTCGGCCTTGCTCAGGAAATGAGCACCGCCGGAGATATGACCGTGGCCGGCGCCATGATGGGCACCATGTATTACGCCGCGCCCGAACAAATGGCCAACGGGAGCAACGTGGACGCCCGCAGCGATATTTACAGCCTGGGCGCCACCCTTTATATGATCGCCACGGGCGAAGCGCCCCGGACCATCAGGCCGAGCCGGATTCCCGAAGAAGTGCGCGGCATTATCTGCAAGTGCCTGGAAGAGCATCCGGACAAACGCTTTCAAAACGCCGCGGAACTGGCCAAAGCCTTTTCCACCGGAGAATTCGCCGAGGCCCCCAAAAAAATCGGGCAGGCCTGCCCTGCCTGCGGCCACTTCAATCCCGAAACCCTGCGTTTTTGCCAAAAATGCGGCGGCGGGCTGGCCTCCTTATTCCGCAAGTGCCCCAAATGCCGGGCCGAAAACCATGTTAACGTGGAATATTGCGGAAAATGCGGCGAAAACATCCCCATGGCCTTCCTGGCCCTCAAGGCTCGCAAAGCCTCGGCCGACGGCCAGCCCCAGGCGGCCGCCAAAGCCTGGAAAGCCATCCTCGCCAAAGACCCGAAGCATCAGGAAGCCCGGGCCAACCTTATCCGGATTGTGGAAAACAATCGTAAGATCAAGGAAATGGCGAACTTCGCCAAAGAGGCTTATAAACGGGGAGACAAGGAAAGCGCTTACAAGTGCTTCTGCCAGATTATAGAAATCGACCCCACCCTGGAAGAAGCCAAGAAAAAATGCGAAAGCATGAAACCGGGCCTTGTCCAGCAACGCCTGGCCCGGGGCAGAACTTTTTTCTCCGCCAAAAAATACGAGCAGGCATACAACCAGTTGCAGGGCGTTCTTGACCTGGATGAATTCAACCGGGAAGCCCTGGACCTGATGACTCAAGTCACGAGGTTTTACAAACCCGCGGCGCCCAAGGTTCCCAAATCAGCCGTCCATGTTTCCATGGGATTGACCGGCTCCCGCAAGGTCAACAAAAAGGTGATGTCGTTCATAGCAATCTGCGTAGTGAGCCTGTTTCTGACGATCATCATCACCCTTTCCGGCAACGAGGACGGCAACTCCATGTTTGACGCCCAGGCGAAAAACACGGCAGTCGAGGTGGACAAGGCCTTGAAGGCCGTTGTCGACACCCTGCCGAATCAGCCTGTCACCCTGGAATCCATTCTATCCACCGGGGTGCAATGGCCCCCGGCCGTCAGCGTGTCCGTCGACGACCCCGACCCGGAACATCCAAAAATTATAGTGGTTCATGCTGCGGGTAAAAAAATGTTCATTGTGAACGGCACAGGCGAAATGAAGGAAGAGCCTTTTGAAATAACACCCATCCAAACGCCGCGTCCGGCTGTGGATGAATAA
- a CDS encoding zinc ribbon domain-containing protein, with protein sequence MHYNPGAWRLDDATVASLLSREDLASHWIFGRQMTVHPGEAALWMKDGKVVKVVAEGEKMVSGVLDRLKSLFFAGGQLTVIMMDVTDVTLDFRIGVDKEIVFANDPEFYGKLLDAYGRGNEKEEDVTTLVDRYSKDLDSELQKRQAILTRDRESVAFDVRLTFALLPEKGRDLFPLFGAKNALQRYYIENLARQQLEAKLFVPTLALYTGAELRQNLDILAGINKKARKNLEAWFLERGISLKRLAINPALTGEERKAIIAKEKKALESAAADRHEHDLEELNREFDRLVLREKLAAQAVQVKGETDKEKQKILQATFLADQEKKLSAAQMADRIERIRLATKLEAQKKLKELAAFGVKKKWEIEKERMAAEAELEMDKMRVLAEEYRKNKELKAEHKRKELEMRQDEAKKEREHVERLLEMGAQQGVLTDGAIQEALRQQSIRKALDQGESVGRAFGEAQNRRLPDQEIKSLPGQPSISITGQGPMLVNTGGQNDDSKGQRALPDPGDSRSAAPEASYVVTVCPKCGEAVPDGSAFCGVCGYKLDE encoded by the coding sequence ATGCATTATAATCCGGGAGCTTGGCGCTTGGATGACGCCACCGTGGCCAGCTTGCTGAGCCGCGAGGATTTGGCGAGCCATTGGATTTTCGGACGGCAAATGACCGTTCACCCGGGTGAAGCCGCCCTTTGGATGAAGGACGGCAAAGTTGTGAAGGTCGTCGCCGAAGGGGAAAAAATGGTCTCCGGCGTGCTGGACCGGCTGAAAAGCCTGTTCTTTGCAGGAGGCCAGTTGACGGTCATCATGATGGACGTCACGGATGTCACCCTGGATTTTCGGATCGGCGTGGACAAGGAAATCGTTTTCGCCAACGATCCGGAGTTCTACGGCAAATTGCTGGACGCCTACGGGCGGGGCAATGAAAAGGAAGAAGACGTCACCACCCTGGTGGACCGCTACTCCAAGGATTTGGACTCGGAGCTGCAGAAGCGCCAGGCCATCCTGACCCGGGACCGGGAAAGCGTGGCCTTTGACGTGCGTCTGACCTTTGCTCTTTTGCCGGAAAAAGGCAGGGATCTGTTCCCCCTGTTCGGCGCGAAAAACGCCCTGCAGCGCTATTATATCGAAAACCTGGCGAGGCAGCAGCTGGAAGCCAAGCTCTTCGTCCCCACCCTGGCCCTTTATACAGGCGCCGAGCTGCGTCAAAACCTGGATATTTTGGCGGGAATCAATAAAAAGGCCCGCAAAAACCTGGAAGCATGGTTTTTGGAAAGAGGCATAAGCCTCAAACGCCTGGCAATCAACCCGGCCCTGACCGGCGAAGAACGCAAGGCCATTATCGCCAAGGAAAAAAAGGCTTTGGAGTCCGCAGCGGCGGACCGGCATGAGCACGACCTGGAGGAACTGAACAGGGAGTTCGACCGGCTTGTTTTGCGCGAAAAGCTGGCCGCCCAGGCCGTACAGGTCAAAGGCGAGACGGACAAGGAAAAGCAAAAAATCCTCCAGGCCACCTTTTTGGCCGACCAGGAGAAAAAGCTCTCCGCCGCACAAATGGCCGATCGGATCGAACGCATCCGCCTGGCCACCAAGCTGGAAGCCCAAAAAAAGCTAAAGGAATTGGCGGCTTTCGGCGTTAAGAAAAAATGGGAAATCGAAAAAGAGCGGATGGCCGCCGAGGCTGAGCTTGAAATGGACAAAATGCGGGTTCTGGCCGAGGAATACCGCAAAAATAAGGAATTGAAGGCGGAGCACAAGCGCAAGGAACTGGAAATGCGCCAGGACGAAGCCAAAAAAGAGCGGGAGCACGTGGAGCGGCTGTTGGAAATGGGCGCCCAGCAAGGCGTGCTGACCGACGGCGCCATCCAGGAGGCCCTGCGCCAACAAAGCATCCGCAAAGCCCTGGATCAGGGCGAATCCGTTGGCCGGGCCTTTGGCGAAGCACAAAACAGAAGGCTTCCCGACCAGGAGATTAAATCCCTGCCGGGCCAGCCATCCATTTCCATTACAGGCCAGGGCCCCATGCTGGTGAATACCGGCGGCCAAAACGACGACTCAAAAGGCCAACGTGCGTTGCCGGACCCGGGCGATTCCCGGTCCGCCGCGCCGGAGGCTTCTTACGTGGTGACCGTATGCCCGAAATGCGGAGAGGCCGTCCCGGACGGCTCGGCGTTCTGCGGCGTTTGCGGATATAAGTTGGACGAATAG
- a CDS encoding protein kinase domain-containing protein, with translation MAAFSPVRFGKYLLLDPIAVGGMAELFRAKMLGDAGFEKLIVVKKILPHLVQEKELVESFIYEARLAAHLQHENIIRTYDFGRMQDDYFISMEFLFGKNLRFVLEQAKAKRISLGMGNILHVMALVCSGLDYAHSLKDFAGNDLSIVHRDISPPNIFITYDGHVKVVDFGVAKAASKNSTTQHGVIKGKVAYMSPEQALGQEIDHRSDIFAVGSILYEMVTGKMMYEGETMQVLAKAQKAEFEPAENLANIPKGLAIVLKRALAKDREERYQTCGAMQAGLEDVMVELSVRPSQRVLASYITALFDEELPKEQALLREVAAVQAQDDQLVPVEEAPPPKIKEEPSEKVLTLKKVRKPAPTAPCPSCGKPADPDLDYCPWCDAPIKGAAPIAPAQATMVSCSSCGKPVKAHYKVCNYCGANMQAGVPDRPGQNYPAAGASPGQSTGSLPVVIYFNAGKKIAERTMDFLEMAVANTGPAPVEGLKVAVRGTLIARVLEEKLPFPLEPGRPYALNVPGFLPRCAGNDSLHLSVEGRGKDGEPFFLLGTIPVEVSAKDEAAPNVNVNISAKGPLIVDLEDAIPGLTGKKSKEEDPSAPQWIPIELHPDLEKQESAGRKFPPACVSSQACTLDEAVASAIHAVSPDAAPMAEFKCPDGTVYTIVPGASLLLGRKRDINHVPAFLFPEEAHEGENVKVSRNHCRIFVRKNRVFIRDTSSNGTFLDKERLPSKEDVMLSTGELVVVGGVLELRADIFTNGKDVIAVRLKRQNNKTNERYILAHGPVPLGPGSANPIQVAGAPNFLGAIYYNPLVDKWLFRPLEGFASNGKDMILPPKKDLSFGKAKCRFEILQPD, from the coding sequence ATGGCCGCTTTTTCCCCGGTTAGGTTCGGGAAATATCTCTTGCTGGACCCCATTGCCGTCGGCGGCATGGCGGAGCTCTTTCGCGCCAAAATGCTCGGGGACGCGGGTTTTGAAAAACTCATCGTGGTCAAAAAAATCCTGCCTCACCTGGTGCAGGAAAAGGAACTCGTGGAATCCTTTATTTACGAGGCCCGCCTGGCCGCGCACCTGCAGCACGAAAATATCATTCGGACATACGATTTCGGCAGGATGCAGGACGATTACTTCATATCCATGGAGTTTTTGTTCGGCAAAAATCTCCGCTTCGTCCTGGAGCAGGCCAAGGCCAAACGCATCTCTCTGGGCATGGGCAACATTCTCCACGTCATGGCCCTGGTTTGTTCAGGCCTGGATTACGCGCACAGCTTGAAGGATTTTGCGGGCAATGACCTTTCCATCGTGCATCGGGACATCAGCCCTCCCAATATCTTCATCACCTACGACGGCCACGTAAAGGTGGTGGATTTCGGCGTGGCCAAAGCCGCCAGCAAAAACTCCACCACCCAGCACGGGGTGATCAAAGGCAAGGTGGCATACATGTCGCCCGAGCAGGCCCTGGGCCAGGAGATCGACCACCGGTCCGACATTTTCGCCGTGGGCAGCATCCTGTATGAAATGGTCACCGGTAAAATGATGTACGAGGGCGAAACCATGCAGGTTTTGGCGAAAGCCCAAAAAGCCGAGTTCGAGCCTGCGGAAAACCTGGCAAACATCCCCAAAGGCCTGGCCATTGTGCTTAAGCGGGCTTTGGCCAAGGATCGGGAGGAGCGCTACCAGACCTGCGGCGCCATGCAGGCCGGCCTGGAGGACGTCATGGTGGAGTTGTCCGTCCGGCCGTCCCAACGCGTCCTGGCCAGTTACATCACCGCCTTGTTTGACGAGGAACTGCCCAAGGAACAAGCCCTTTTGCGTGAGGTGGCCGCGGTCCAGGCCCAGGACGATCAACTGGTTCCCGTGGAAGAGGCTCCGCCGCCCAAAATAAAGGAAGAACCTTCCGAAAAAGTCCTGACGCTTAAAAAAGTCAGAAAGCCCGCTCCCACAGCGCCCTGTCCTTCCTGCGGAAAGCCCGCAGACCCGGACCTGGACTACTGCCCGTGGTGCGACGCGCCCATCAAGGGCGCGGCGCCTATCGCCCCGGCCCAGGCGACCATGGTTTCCTGCTCCTCCTGCGGAAAGCCGGTCAAGGCCCACTACAAGGTCTGCAATTACTGCGGCGCCAATATGCAGGCGGGAGTCCCGGACAGGCCGGGACAAAACTACCCGGCTGCGGGCGCCTCACCCGGGCAATCAACCGGCAGTCTTCCGGTGGTTATCTATTTTAATGCAGGCAAAAAGATCGCGGAAAGAACCATGGATTTTCTGGAAATGGCCGTGGCCAACACCGGACCGGCGCCTGTTGAGGGGTTGAAGGTCGCCGTCCGGGGAACCCTCATCGCCCGCGTTCTGGAGGAAAAGCTGCCCTTCCCCCTGGAGCCGGGACGGCCTTACGCCCTGAACGTGCCCGGATTCCTGCCCCGTTGCGCGGGAAACGATTCCCTGCATCTTTCCGTGGAAGGACGCGGCAAGGACGGAGAGCCTTTCTTTTTACTGGGGACCATTCCCGTGGAAGTCTCGGCTAAAGACGAAGCCGCGCCCAACGTCAACGTAAACATCTCCGCCAAGGGCCCGCTGATTGTGGACCTGGAGGACGCCATCCCCGGCCTCACAGGCAAAAAGTCCAAGGAGGAGGATCCCTCCGCGCCCCAATGGATTCCCATAGAGCTTCATCCTGACCTGGAAAAGCAGGAAAGCGCCGGCCGGAAATTTCCCCCGGCCTGCGTTTCCTCCCAGGCATGCACTTTGGATGAGGCCGTGGCTTCCGCCATTCATGCGGTCAGCCCGGACGCCGCGCCCATGGCCGAATTCAAATGCCCGGACGGCACGGTATACACCATCGTGCCCGGCGCCTCCCTTTTACTGGGCCGCAAGCGGGACATCAATCACGTTCCGGCCTTTTTATTCCCCGAAGAAGCCCACGAGGGGGAAAACGTCAAGGTCAGCCGAAACCATTGCCGGATTTTCGTCCGAAAAAATCGGGTTTTCATCCGGGACACAAGCTCCAACGGAACCTTTCTGGACAAGGAGCGCCTGCCGTCCAAGGAAGACGTGATGCTTTCCACCGGAGAACTGGTGGTGGTGGGCGGAGTCCTGGAACTGCGGGCTGACATTTTCACTAACGGCAAGGACGTCATCGCCGTCAGGCTCAAACGCCAGAACAACAAAACCAACGAACGCTACATCCTGGCTCACGGGCCGGTCCCCCTGGGGCCGGGGAGCGCCAACCCCATCCAGGTGGCGGGCGCCCCCAACTTTTTAGGCGCCATTTATTACAATCCCCTGGTGGACAAATGGCTGTTTAGGCCTTTGGAGGGCTTTGCATCCAACGGCAAGGACATGATCCTGCCGCCAAAAAAGGATCTCTCCTTCGGCAAAGCAAAATGCCGGTTTGAAATCCTTCAGCCTGATTAA
- a CDS encoding DMT family transporter has product MNSGAPKKSPELAAMAKVFAGGVMISFSPVLFKLSGASPSAGSFGRTFFGGMFLLVWAIFRKESPFKALKTKGFLPIMAMCGILFTLDLEFWHVSINYVGPGLATIITNFQAVILAVLGVLFFKEKATPILAASIVMAFMGLWLLVGVDVSALPQSTIIGVAWGLGAAFWYSMYLLAVRNSQGRTGKLPAITNMAWLSLSTALVVGATSLLRGSEFSTGGTTGFWILVLYGIGPQAIGWLLISTGLPGIPASTAGLVILIQPTLAFIWDILFFDLPAGPARIAGAVLALAAIYIGSVGRKPAKVKE; this is encoded by the coding sequence GTGAACAGCGGCGCCCCAAAAAAATCCCCGGAACTGGCCGCCATGGCAAAGGTCTTTGCAGGCGGCGTTATGATCAGCTTTTCGCCTGTGCTGTTTAAGCTGTCGGGAGCGTCCCCCTCCGCCGGATCTTTCGGCCGGACCTTTTTCGGCGGAATGTTCCTTCTGGTCTGGGCGATTTTCAGGAAGGAGTCTCCCTTCAAGGCCCTAAAGACCAAGGGATTCCTTCCCATCATGGCCATGTGCGGAATTCTGTTCACCCTGGACCTGGAATTCTGGCACGTCAGCATTAACTATGTGGGGCCGGGCCTGGCTACCATCATCACCAATTTTCAGGCTGTGATCCTGGCCGTTTTAGGCGTGCTTTTTTTCAAGGAAAAGGCCACGCCCATCCTGGCGGCTTCCATTGTCATGGCGTTTATGGGCTTGTGGCTTTTGGTGGGGGTGGACGTTTCGGCCTTGCCCCAAAGCACGATTATCGGCGTGGCCTGGGGCCTGGGCGCGGCCTTTTGGTATTCCATGTATCTTTTGGCGGTGCGAAACAGCCAGGGACGGACCGGCAAGCTCCCGGCGATCACAAACATGGCCTGGCTTTCTTTATCCACGGCGCTTGTCGTGGGGGCGACTTCTTTGCTTAGGGGATCGGAATTTTCCACAGGCGGGACAACCGGATTTTGGATTTTGGTGCTTTACGGCATCGGCCCCCAGGCCATCGGCTGGCTTTTGATATCAACCGGCCTGCCGGGAATCCCGGCCTCCACGGCCGGCCTGGTCATCCTGATTCAACCCACCCTGGCCTTTATCTGGGATATTTTGTTCTTCGACCTTCCGGCCGGACCCGCGCGTATTGCGGGCGCCGTCCTGGCCCTGGCCGCCATATATATTGGCTCGGTTGGAAGGAAACCGGCAAAAGTAAAGGAATAG
- a CDS encoding DUF3047 domain-containing protein, with protein sequence MKKNIVRMSLVAGLFIAGLAAALAASLPALELGLFSRASAGGDFPQGWEPLLFPKIEAHTQYTLVEDEGAVVVQAESKGSSSGMICKKEVDPAQYPIMEWRWKVTSVYEKGDVTQKSGDDYPARMYVSFKYDPSKVGFWERAKYKTAKVLYGEYPPHGAINYIWASNAPKGTVAPNPFSDRVKMIAVESGKENLGQWVLERRNILEDYRNAFGEEPPMIAGIAIMTDSDNTGDQTVSYYGDIVLKSE encoded by the coding sequence ATGAAAAAAAATATTGTTCGGATGAGTTTGGTTGCCGGCCTTTTTATCGCCGGACTGGCCGCGGCGCTGGCGGCAAGCCTGCCGGCCCTGGAGTTGGGCCTTTTTTCCAGGGCCTCGGCCGGCGGGGATTTTCCCCAGGGTTGGGAGCCCTTGCTCTTTCCCAAAATTGAGGCGCATACCCAATACACTCTGGTGGAGGACGAAGGCGCAGTGGTGGTTCAGGCGGAAAGCAAAGGATCTTCGTCAGGCATGATTTGCAAAAAGGAAGTCGATCCGGCCCAGTATCCGATTATGGAGTGGCGGTGGAAGGTCACGAGCGTTTATGAAAAAGGGGACGTCACCCAAAAAAGCGGGGACGACTATCCGGCCCGGATGTACGTGAGCTTTAAATACGACCCCTCCAAAGTGGGATTCTGGGAGCGCGCCAAGTACAAAACCGCCAAGGTGCTATACGGAGAATATCCGCCCCACGGGGCCATCAATTACATTTGGGCCAGCAACGCGCCCAAGGGAACGGTCGCGCCCAATCCGTTCTCCGACAGGGTGAAGATGATCGCTGTGGAAAGCGGGAAGGAAAACCTGGGCCAATGGGTTTTGGAGCGGCGGAATATCCTGGAAGACTACCGGAACGCCTTCGGCGAGGAGCCGCCCATGATCGCCGGAATCGCCATCATGACCGATTCGGACAACACGGGCGATCAAACCGTTTCGTATTACGGCGACATTGTTTTGAAATCGGAATAA
- a CDS encoding Crp/Fnr family transcriptional regulator — MGLDKSLDKVFEIISHIPFFAGLDEDQLKLVRNMAAEVSFKKGQFIFYDGDQAEGFYAALDGQVKIYKISPEGKEQIFHVFGPGEPFGEVPVFSGDSYPANAQALIKTRCLYFSRKGIVELINQSPAIAMNMLAVLARRLREFTVQVENLSLKEVDGRVAGYILHMATEQNSPDLVVLHISKAHLASLLGTIPETLSRSLGRLKDRGLIQVDKREIQIIDRQGLEDCSTGGNGDMDD; from the coding sequence TTGGGCTTGGACAAATCGCTGGATAAGGTGTTTGAAATCATTTCCCATATTCCGTTCTTCGCCGGGCTGGACGAGGATCAGCTTAAGCTCGTCCGCAATATGGCTGCGGAGGTCTCCTTTAAAAAAGGACAGTTCATCTTTTACGACGGTGATCAGGCCGAAGGCTTTTATGCGGCCCTGGACGGCCAGGTGAAGATTTACAAGATTTCGCCCGAAGGCAAGGAGCAGATTTTCCACGTATTCGGCCCGGGCGAACCCTTCGGCGAGGTTCCGGTTTTTTCCGGCGACTCCTATCCGGCCAACGCCCAGGCTTTGATCAAGACCAGGTGCCTGTATTTTTCCCGCAAGGGCATTGTGGAATTGATCAACCAAAGCCCGGCCATCGCCATGAATATGCTGGCGGTGTTGGCCCGGAGGCTCCGGGAGTTTACAGTCCAGGTGGAGAACTTGTCCTTAAAGGAAGTGGACGGCAGGGTGGCCGGATACATCCTGCATATGGCGACCGAGCAGAATAGCCCGGACCTGGTTGTGCTGCACATTTCCAAGGCGCATTTGGCGAGCCTGTTGGGGACCATCCCTGAAACCCTGTCCCGGTCTTTGGGCAGGCTCAAGGATCGGGGCCTGATCCAGGTGGATAAGCGGGAGATTCAAATCATTGATCGCCAGGGGCTGGAGGATTGCTCCACTGGCGGCAATGGAGATATGGACGATTGA
- a CDS encoding YqaA family protein, producing the protein MNELQLIQFGYAGLFVVSFLAATLVPLGSEAAVVAMAASGFDPAMVFIIATTGNSLGALVNYYAGRWGRNFILKKYADNESQPLERAEKAFARWGAPALFFAWAPIVGDPLTVVAGILRVNILAFTFWVVLGKGARYFLILAGVNFGLGQIAG; encoded by the coding sequence ATGAACGAATTACAACTCATCCAATTCGGGTACGCAGGCCTTTTTGTCGTCAGCTTTTTGGCCGCCACCTTGGTCCCTTTGGGTTCCGAAGCCGCCGTTGTCGCCATGGCCGCCTCGGGCTTCGACCCCGCCATGGTGTTTATCATCGCGACCACGGGCAATTCCCTGGGCGCCCTGGTCAACTATTATGCAGGCAGGTGGGGCCGGAATTTTATCCTGAAAAAATATGCCGACAACGAGTCCCAACCCCTGGAGCGTGCGGAGAAAGCCTTTGCCCGTTGGGGAGCTCCGGCCTTATTTTTTGCATGGGCGCCTATTGTGGGCGACCCCCTTACCGTGGTAGCAGGAATACTGCGCGTGAATATTTTGGCCTTTACGTTCTGGGTGGTGCTGGGAAAAGGCGCCCGATACTTTCTCATTTTAGCGGGAGTGAATTTTGGGCTTGGACAAATCGCTGGATAA
- a CDS encoding alpha/beta hydrolase family protein has translation MSVIEIQAKMQIPDSKPVSVVINAPEAGFRPEKWAMVLAHGAGNDMNHSMLANLAEGLAAQGHLVMRFNFPYREEGKKRPDGQKTLEKAWIAAFKYLKNHPHFRPQNMIAAGKSMGGRVASQLQASGAIDPKRMIFYGFPLHAPGKKDEPRSSHFKDINVPTLFFAGTRDSLCDLDALQKNLVQLPLEPALEIVEGGDHSFKLPKNADRDRQSVQDELLEKTIAWLDRPIG, from the coding sequence GTGTCAGTCATTGAAATCCAGGCAAAGATGCAAATCCCGGACTCCAAACCCGTATCTGTTGTGATCAACGCGCCGGAAGCCGGATTCAGGCCCGAAAAATGGGCCATGGTGCTTGCTCACGGCGCCGGGAACGACATGAATCACTCCATGCTGGCCAATCTGGCAGAGGGCCTTGCCGCGCAAGGGCATCTGGTCATGCGTTTTAACTTCCCATACCGCGAGGAAGGCAAAAAGCGCCCGGACGGCCAGAAAACCCTGGAAAAAGCCTGGATCGCCGCCTTCAAATACCTGAAAAACCATCCCCACTTCCGGCCTCAAAACATGATCGCCGCGGGCAAGTCCATGGGCGGCCGGGTGGCTTCCCAGCTTCAAGCCTCAGGCGCCATAGATCCCAAACGCATGATATTTTACGGCTTCCCCTTGCACGCGCCGGGAAAAAAGGATGAGCCCCGCAGCTCCCATTTTAAGGACATCAACGTTCCGACCCTGTTTTTCGCCGGAACCCGGGACTCCCTATGCGACCTGGACGCGCTGCAGAAAAATCTCGTCCAACTCCCTTTGGAACCGGCCCTGGAAATCGTGGAAGGCGGGGACCACTCTTTTAAACTGCCTAAAAACGCGGACCGGGACAGACAATCCGTCCAGGATGAATTATTGGAAAAGACCATCGCCTGGCTGGATCGCCCCATAGGCTGA